A region of Paramormyrops kingsleyae isolate MSU_618 chromosome 17, PKINGS_0.4, whole genome shotgun sequence DNA encodes the following proteins:
- the scg2a gene encoding secretogranin-2a has translation MTLPLPKMHVAAAFLLLAALRHTCSVQGASLWQSKPRGSGAEGSHGRPYLVPSTDMVKALEYIESLRQQTRGDDWPATDYSDLERFRSLPLATASEPEEPSQDAAASWQDDRSQQWLKVLLKTLQQAGNEPKATAALTSPRQAYGDRPRPEDDTDDRPAADEGDYEGAPWSEHQKLPKKYPLMFEDEDSRESPYKRTNENVEEQYTPQSLATLQSVFEELGKMSGPKTNKRHSMDDELRLYRGDDDDDIYRVNNMAYEDVTGGEDWTPVEEKVETEEEVKGSREEFDRGSDENDGNSMKRSSMSGKYDEQEEPDDVTKLVDYYLLKILEKTEQTENKRDRVEEQNPFSYNINPQAIYRLIDISRKLQIPPEDLIDMLKNGEIKTQDKRPEAEEYADLDRAEERLARIASSHKDMTPTAKFYSRKKPEILPYDFPDDLNTEDILKILGLESLANQKAKYLLKQKHSKNTPPGLYSPSGRQGDFVGPELSSISDKRKSDYDDAIEEELASHLAAKMLAQYPKMLKKMDLKRASRPASQEQQQAFDTLLQDYFDQITPDKSLPSKRLSEADDAGDSMQEQGQDDDVLLKILEHMNPETAEKEERDLYGKAVGGM, from the coding sequence ATGACGTTACCGCTCCCCAAGATGCATGTGGCTGCGGCTTTCCTGCTGCTTGCCGCTCTTCGCCACACGTGCAGCGTGCAGGGCGCCTCCCTGTGGCAGTCGAAACCCCGAGGCAGTGGGGCAGAGGGCAGCCACGGCCGGCCCTACCTGGTTCCGAGCACTGATATGGTTAAGGCTCTGGAGTACATCGAAAGCCTCCGGCAGCAGACACGTGGGGACGATTGGCCCGCCACCGACTACAGTGACCTGGAGCGGTTCCGCTCACTGCCGCTCGCCACCGCGTCCGAGCCAGAGGAGCCGAGCCAGGACGCCGCTGCCAGCTGGCAGGACGATCGCTCGCAGCAGTGGCTTAAGGTGCTGCTGAAGACTCTCCAGCAGGCAGGCAACGAGCCAAAGGCCACGGCGGCTCTCACCAGCCCACGGCAGGCATACGGCGACAGGCCACGCCCTGAAGATGACACCGACGACAGACCGGCGGCCGACGAGGGCGACTATGAGGGTGCGCCGTGGTCTGAGCATCAAAAGCTGCCCAAGAAATACCCTCTGATGTTTGAGGATGAAGACTCCCGGGAGAGTCCTTACAAACGCACAAACGAGAACGTGGAGGAGCAGTACACTCCTCAGAGCCTGGCCACCCTGCAGTCTGTCTTCGAGGAGCTGGGAAAGATGTCTGGCCCCAAGACTAATAAGAGGCACAGCATGGACGATGAGCTGAGGCTCTACAGGggtgatgatgacgatgatatCTACAGGGTAAACAACATGGCATATGAGGACGTGACCGGGGGTGAGGACTGGACCCCAGTGGAGGAGAAAGTGGAGACAGAAGAGGAGGTGAAAGGTAGCCGGGAGGAGTTTGACAGGGGGTCAGATGAGAATGACGGCAACAGCATGAAACGTTCCAGCATGTCGGGGAAATACGACGAACAGGAAGAGCCAGATGATGTCACCAAACTAGTGGATTACTACTTGCTGAAGATCCTGGAAAAGACTGAGCAAACAGAGAACAAGAGGGACAGAGTGGAAGAGCAAAACCCATTTTCGTACAACATAAACCCCCAAGCCATCTACAGGCTGATTGACATCTCCCGGAAATTACAAATTCCCCCCGAGGACCTCATAGATATGCTGAAGAATGGGGAGATAAAAACACAAGACAAAAGGCCGGAAGCTGAGGAATATGCAGACCTGGACAGGGCGGAGGAGCGGCTAGCTAGGATCGCATCTTCCCACAAAGACATGACTCCCACCGCTAAGTTCTACAGCAGAAAAAAGCCAGAGATCCTGCCATATGACTTTCCTGATGACTTGAACACAGAAGATATATTAAAAATTCTTGGGCTGGAAAgtctggccaatcagaaagcAAAGTACTTGCTGAAGCAGAAACACAGCAAAAACACCCCCCCTGGATTGTACTCCCCTAGCGGCAGACAGGGAGATTTTGTCGGCCCTGAACTGAGCAGCATCTCTGACAAAAGAAAATCAGATTATGACGATGCCATTGAAGAAGAACTCGCAAGTCATCTTGCAGCCAAGATGTTAGCGCAGTACCCGAAAATGCTTAAGAAAATGGACCTGAAGCGGGCCTCGCGGCCTGCCTCgcaggagcagcagcaggctttCGATACCCTGTTGCAGGATTACTTTGACCAAATCACACCCGATAAAAGCCTGCCTTCGAAAAGGTTATCGGAGGCCGATGATGCAGGCGATTCCATGCAAGAGCAGGGCCAGGATGATGACGTGCTGCTGAAAATCCTGGAGCACATGAACCCTGAGACAGCAGAGAAGGAGGAGAGAGACCTTTACGGAAAAGCAGTCGGAGGCATGTAG